In a genomic window of Chrysemys picta bellii isolate R12L10 chromosome 1, ASM1138683v2, whole genome shotgun sequence:
- the TOM1 gene encoding target of Myb1 membrane trafficking protein isoform X2 — MEFLLGSPFSSPVGQRIEKATDGSLQSENWALNMEICDIINETEEGPKDAFRAIKKRIVGNKNFHEVMLALTVLETCVKNCGHRFHVLVASQDFVESVLVRIILPKNNPPTIVHDKVLTLIQSWADAFRSSPDLTGVVAVYEDLRRKGLEFPMTDLDMLSPIHTPQRTVYGSDSPSEQNSPAGDSPQGVDSILHPVSLPGGPGASSETPITPTPEQIGKLCSELEVVNGNVKVMSEMLTELVPGQAEPSDLELLQELNRTCKAMQQRVLELIPRILHEQLTEELLIVNDNLNNVFLRYERFERLRAGQPIKVPIEVENSWINTGPSAPLIDKPPEAANSLSSQLAGINLGSGSVSAGLQSLNSSGKLEEEFDMFALTRGSSLAEQRKEVKYEDPQANKGLAGALDARQQSTGAIPVPQAGFMEDIEQWLSTDVGEETEEAKGVTSEEFDKFLEERAKVADQLPALPSPRAGPPAASSPHRKQEKEDDTMFAL; from the exons GCCCAAAGATGCCTTCCGAGCCATAAAGAAGAGGATCGTAGGAAATAAGAACTTCCATGAGGTCATGCTGGCTTTGACA GTTCTGGAGACGTGCGTTAAAAACTGCGGCCACCGCTTCCATGTTCTCGTGGCCAGCCAAGATTTCGTGGAAAGCGTCCTGGTGAGAATCATCCTCCCCAAGAACAACCCACCTACCATAGTGCACGACAAGGTGCTGACTCTCATACAG TCCTGGGCAGATGCGTTCCGCAGCTCACCAGACCTGACAGGCGTCGTAGCTGTCTACGAAGACTTGAGGAGGAAAGGCCTGGAGTTCCCCATGACTGATCTAGACATGCTGTCGCCCATCCACACACCACAGAGG actgTGTATGGCTCCGACTCTCCGTCCGAACAGAACTCACCTGCTGGTGACTCCCCTCAGGGAGTAGACTCCATCCTGCACCCTGTCTCCTTGCCGGGGGGGCCAGGTGCCTCCAGCGAAACCCCCATCACACCCACACCAGAGCAG ATTGGGAAGCTGTGCAGCGAGCTGGAAGTGGTGAATGGGAACGTGAAGGTGATGTCCGAGATGCTGACAGAGCTGGTGCCCGGACAGGCTGAGCCCTCTGACCTTGAACTCCTTCAG GAACTGAACCGGACGTGTAAAGCGATGCAGCAGCGTGTGCTGGAGCTGATCCCCCGTATCCTCCACGAACAGCTAACGGAGGAGCTGCTCATCGTCAACGACAACCTTAACAACGTGTTCCTGCGCTACGAACG GTTTGAGCGGCTCCGGGCTGGCCAGCCCATTAAG GTCCCAATTGAGGTGGAAAACAGTTGGATCAACACGGGGCCCAGTGCTCCTCTGATAGACAAGCCGCCCGAAGCTGCCAACAGCCTCTCCTCTCAGCTGGCTGGAATAA ATCTGGGCTCCGGAAGCGTCAGTGCGGGGCTGCAGTCCCTAAACAGCTCTGGCAAACTGGAGGAAGAGTTTGACATGTTCGCATTGACGCGGGGCAGCTCGCTGGCTGAGCAGCGCAAAGA GGTAAAGTATGAAGACCCCCAAGCAAACAAAGGGCTGGCTGGAGCCCTAGATGCCCGGCAGCAGAGCACAGGAGCG ATCCCGGTCCCCCAAGCCGGCTTCATGGAGGACATTGAGCAGTGGCTCTCCACTGATGTG GGGGAAGAGACGGAAGAGGCAAAGGGCGTCACCAGCGAAG aGTTCGACAAGTTCCTGGAAGAGCGAGCGAAGGTGGCGGACCAGCTGCCCGCGCTCCCCAGCCCACGAGCAGGGCCACCTGCCGCCTCCAGTCCACACCGGAAGCAGGAGAAGGAAGACGACACTATGTTTGCCTTATGA
- the TOM1 gene encoding target of Myb1 membrane trafficking protein isoform X1 encodes MEFLLGSPFSSPVGQRIEKATDGSLQSENWALNMEICDIINETEEGPKDAFRAIKKRIVGNKNFHEVMLALTVLETCVKNCGHRFHVLVASQDFVESVLVRIILPKNNPPTIVHDKVLTLIQSWADAFRSSPDLTGVVAVYEDLRRKGLEFPMTDLDMLSPIHTPQRTVYGSDSPSEQNSPAGDSPQGVDSILHPVSLPGGPGASSETPITPTPEQIGKLCSELEVVNGNVKVMSEMLTELVPGQAEPSDLELLQELNRTCKAMQQRVLELIPRILHEQLTEELLIVNDNLNNVFLRYERFERLRAGQPIKVPIEVENSWINTGPSAPLIDKPPEAANSLSSQLAGINLGSGSVSAGLQSLNSSGKLEEEFDMFALTRGSSLAEQRKEVKYEDPQANKGLAGALDARQQSTGAMEPSASIDGAPLTNWMVQQGMIPVPQAGFMEDIEQWLSTDVGEETEEAKGVTSEEFDKFLEERAKVADQLPALPSPRAGPPAASSPHRKQEKEDDTMFAL; translated from the exons GCCCAAAGATGCCTTCCGAGCCATAAAGAAGAGGATCGTAGGAAATAAGAACTTCCATGAGGTCATGCTGGCTTTGACA GTTCTGGAGACGTGCGTTAAAAACTGCGGCCACCGCTTCCATGTTCTCGTGGCCAGCCAAGATTTCGTGGAAAGCGTCCTGGTGAGAATCATCCTCCCCAAGAACAACCCACCTACCATAGTGCACGACAAGGTGCTGACTCTCATACAG TCCTGGGCAGATGCGTTCCGCAGCTCACCAGACCTGACAGGCGTCGTAGCTGTCTACGAAGACTTGAGGAGGAAAGGCCTGGAGTTCCCCATGACTGATCTAGACATGCTGTCGCCCATCCACACACCACAGAGG actgTGTATGGCTCCGACTCTCCGTCCGAACAGAACTCACCTGCTGGTGACTCCCCTCAGGGAGTAGACTCCATCCTGCACCCTGTCTCCTTGCCGGGGGGGCCAGGTGCCTCCAGCGAAACCCCCATCACACCCACACCAGAGCAG ATTGGGAAGCTGTGCAGCGAGCTGGAAGTGGTGAATGGGAACGTGAAGGTGATGTCCGAGATGCTGACAGAGCTGGTGCCCGGACAGGCTGAGCCCTCTGACCTTGAACTCCTTCAG GAACTGAACCGGACGTGTAAAGCGATGCAGCAGCGTGTGCTGGAGCTGATCCCCCGTATCCTCCACGAACAGCTAACGGAGGAGCTGCTCATCGTCAACGACAACCTTAACAACGTGTTCCTGCGCTACGAACG GTTTGAGCGGCTCCGGGCTGGCCAGCCCATTAAG GTCCCAATTGAGGTGGAAAACAGTTGGATCAACACGGGGCCCAGTGCTCCTCTGATAGACAAGCCGCCCGAAGCTGCCAACAGCCTCTCCTCTCAGCTGGCTGGAATAA ATCTGGGCTCCGGAAGCGTCAGTGCGGGGCTGCAGTCCCTAAACAGCTCTGGCAAACTGGAGGAAGAGTTTGACATGTTCGCATTGACGCGGGGCAGCTCGCTGGCTGAGCAGCGCAAAGA GGTAAAGTATGAAGACCCCCAAGCAAACAAAGGGCTGGCTGGAGCCCTAGATGCCCGGCAGCAGAGCACAGGAGCG ATGGAACCTAGCGCTTCCATTGATGGAGCCCCACTAACTAACTGGATGGTGCAGCAAGGAATG ATCCCGGTCCCCCAAGCCGGCTTCATGGAGGACATTGAGCAGTGGCTCTCCACTGATGTG GGGGAAGAGACGGAAGAGGCAAAGGGCGTCACCAGCGAAG aGTTCGACAAGTTCCTGGAAGAGCGAGCGAAGGTGGCGGACCAGCTGCCCGCGCTCCCCAGCCCACGAGCAGGGCCACCTGCCGCCTCCAGTCCACACCGGAAGCAGGAGAAGGAAGACGACACTATGTTTGCCTTATGA